In a genomic window of Maricaulis maris MCS10:
- the aceB gene encoding malate synthase A, with the protein MTLIAPSGVEVLGHLEPGYRDILSHEALGFLAGLHRRFEKRRQSLLRYRKERQAELDQGALLMFPHETVDIRSGEWKVRPAPADLQDRRVEITGPVDRKMVVNALNSGAKCFMADFEDATSPLWSNLIEGQINLRDANTREIDFTDPKNNKRYQVKDDAAVLIVRPRGLHLDERHVHVNGQAISGSLFDFGLYVFHNHAALKERGTAPYFYLPKLESRLEARLWSLVFQHAEDELGLERGTLRATVLIETLPAAFELDEILYELKDHIVGLNCGRWDYIFSYIKRLKSRPEHVLPDRSAVTMSSPFMAAYSRRVVAVCHRRGAHAMGGMSAFIPVKNDPAANAAATEKVREDKLREVKNGHDGTWVAHPDLVPVAMEVFNERMKGPNQLDRPADPHERPVTTQQLLEAPAGDITDAGVNDNIDVAIRYIAAWLGGRGAVPIRNLMEDAATAEIARAQLWQWRTFGQSTKEGTALTGPMLENKIEDICSTIQDEVPDQTELCDRIRAAADILTGLVLSEDFAEFLTLPAYDRLTAELKAPMKLMEFED; encoded by the coding sequence ATGACCCTCATTGCCCCTTCCGGCGTCGAAGTCCTGGGCCATCTCGAGCCCGGCTATCGCGACATTCTCAGCCATGAAGCACTCGGCTTCCTGGCCGGCCTGCACCGTCGTTTCGAAAAGCGACGCCAGTCCTTGCTGCGCTACCGCAAGGAGCGCCAGGCCGAGCTCGACCAGGGCGCGCTGTTGATGTTCCCGCACGAAACCGTCGACATCCGTTCAGGCGAATGGAAGGTCCGTCCGGCCCCCGCCGACCTGCAGGATCGTCGCGTCGAGATCACCGGCCCGGTCGACCGCAAGATGGTCGTCAACGCGCTCAATTCCGGCGCCAAATGCTTCATGGCAGACTTCGAGGACGCGACATCACCGCTGTGGTCGAACCTGATCGAGGGCCAGATCAATCTGCGCGACGCCAATACCCGCGAGATCGATTTCACCGATCCCAAGAACAACAAGCGCTATCAGGTTAAGGATGACGCGGCAGTCCTGATCGTCCGTCCGCGCGGCCTGCATCTCGACGAGCGCCATGTTCATGTCAACGGCCAGGCGATCTCCGGCTCGCTGTTCGATTTCGGCCTCTATGTCTTCCACAATCACGCGGCCCTGAAGGAACGCGGCACGGCGCCGTATTTCTACCTGCCCAAGCTGGAAAGCCGGCTGGAAGCGCGTCTGTGGAGCCTGGTCTTCCAGCATGCCGAGGACGAGCTCGGCCTGGAGCGCGGCACGCTGCGCGCCACGGTTCTCATCGAGACCCTGCCGGCAGCCTTCGAGCTGGACGAGATCCTGTACGAGCTGAAAGACCATATCGTCGGCCTCAATTGCGGCCGCTGGGATTATATCTTCAGCTATATCAAGCGCCTCAAGTCGCGCCCGGAACATGTCCTTCCGGATCGTTCGGCCGTGACCATGAGTTCACCCTTCATGGCGGCTTATTCGCGCCGTGTGGTGGCCGTCTGTCACCGCCGGGGTGCCCACGCCATGGGCGGCATGTCGGCCTTCATCCCGGTCAAGAATGACCCGGCTGCCAATGCGGCAGCGACCGAGAAGGTCCGCGAGGACAAGCTGCGTGAAGTGAAGAATGGCCATGACGGTACCTGGGTCGCTCACCCCGATCTGGTTCCTGTTGCCATGGAAGTCTTCAACGAACGCATGAAGGGCCCCAACCAGCTCGACCGTCCGGCCGACCCGCACGAGCGTCCGGTGACCACGCAGCAATTGCTCGAGGCTCCGGCCGGCGACATCACCGATGCTGGCGTCAACGACAATATCGACGTCGCCATCCGCTATATCGCCGCCTGGCTGGGTGGACGCGGAGCGGTGCCGATCCGCAATCTGATGGAGGATGCCGCGACAGCCGAGATCGCCCGTGCCCAGCTGTGGCAATGGCGCACCTTCGGTCAGTCCACCAAGGAAGGCACCGCGCTCACCGGCCCGATGCTGGAAAACAAGATCGAGGACATCTGCTCGACCATCCAGGATGAAGTGCCGGATCAGACCGAGCTGTGCGATCGCATCCGCGCCGCTGCTGATATCCTGACCGGGCTGGTCCTGTCCGAGGACTTCGCCGAATTCCTGACCTTGCCGGCCTATGACCGCCTCACGGCCGAACTCAAGGCGCCGATGAAGCTGATGGAATTCGAGGACTGA
- the acs gene encoding acetate--CoA ligase yields MSQSAQNAIYPVAAERAAAAGIDADRRADMYRRSLDTPDEFWREEAQRIDWIVPFTEVSDVSWNKDDLHIRWFADGTLNASANCIDRHLPARADDPAIIWEGDDPTVDATITYAQLHEKVCRLANGLKSVGVKKGDRVTIYMPMVPEAAYAMLACARIGAVHSVVFGGFSPDALAGRIIDCESRFVITADEGLRGSRPIPLKANVDKAVATAGIVDKVIMVKRTGGAVDWDASRDVAYEALVQAASPDCPPEPMNAEDPLFILYTSGSTGKPKGVLHTTGGYMVWASMTHEYVFDYKPGEIYWCTADVGWVTGHTYIVYGPLANGATTLMFEGVPTWPGPDRLWQVVDKHQVNTLYTAPTAIRALMREGDGPVKKHSRSSLRLLGTVGEPINPEAWNWYYNVVGDGRCPIVDTWWQTETGGALITPLPGATALKPGSATLPIFGVEPALMDAEGQRIADSGPASGNLVICRSWPGQMRTIYGDHQRFIETYFSTYPGLYFTGDGARRDEDGYWWITGRVDDVLNVSGHRLGTAEIESALVAHKDVAEAAVVGYPHDLKGQGIYCYVTLMGGRVAADEDVDQLRKWVRQEIGPVATPDLIQFAPALPKTRSGKIMRRILRKIAENEFGNLGDTSTLADPGVVDDLIENRKNR; encoded by the coding sequence ATGTCCCAATCCGCTCAGAATGCCATCTACCCGGTCGCCGCCGAACGCGCCGCGGCGGCGGGCATTGATGCCGACCGCCGTGCCGACATGTATCGCCGTTCGCTCGACACGCCGGATGAATTCTGGCGCGAGGAAGCGCAGCGGATCGACTGGATAGTGCCCTTCACAGAAGTCTCGGATGTCAGCTGGAACAAGGATGACCTGCACATCCGCTGGTTTGCCGACGGCACCCTCAATGCCAGCGCCAACTGCATCGACCGGCACTTGCCCGCGCGAGCCGATGACCCCGCCATCATCTGGGAGGGTGATGATCCGACCGTCGATGCGACCATCACCTATGCCCAGTTGCACGAGAAAGTCTGCCGCCTGGCCAATGGCCTCAAATCTGTCGGCGTGAAGAAGGGCGACAGGGTCACGATCTACATGCCGATGGTCCCGGAAGCGGCCTATGCCATGCTGGCCTGTGCCCGCATCGGTGCCGTTCACTCGGTCGTCTTCGGCGGCTTTTCGCCGGACGCGCTGGCCGGCCGTATCATCGATTGCGAAAGCCGTTTCGTCATTACCGCCGATGAAGGCCTGCGCGGCTCCAGACCAATCCCGCTGAAGGCCAATGTCGACAAGGCGGTCGCGACCGCCGGGATTGTCGACAAGGTGATCATGGTGAAACGCACAGGCGGCGCGGTTGACTGGGACGCCAGCCGCGATGTCGCCTACGAAGCGCTGGTCCAGGCGGCCAGCCCCGACTGTCCGCCCGAGCCGATGAATGCCGAGGACCCGCTCTTTATCCTCTACACCTCAGGATCGACCGGCAAGCCCAAGGGCGTGTTGCACACGACCGGCGGTTACATGGTCTGGGCCTCGATGACCCATGAATATGTGTTCGACTACAAGCCGGGCGAGATCTACTGGTGCACCGCCGATGTCGGCTGGGTCACCGGGCACACCTATATCGTCTACGGACCGCTGGCCAATGGCGCCACCACGCTGATGTTCGAGGGCGTGCCGACCTGGCCGGGACCGGATCGCCTCTGGCAGGTGGTCGACAAGCACCAGGTCAACACGCTCTACACGGCACCCACCGCGATCCGGGCCCTGATGCGTGAGGGGGATGGGCCGGTGAAGAAGCACTCCCGCTCATCCCTGCGCCTGCTGGGCACGGTTGGCGAGCCGATCAATCCGGAAGCCTGGAACTGGTATTACAATGTGGTCGGCGACGGGCGCTGCCCGATTGTCGATACCTGGTGGCAGACCGAGACAGGTGGCGCGCTGATCACCCCCCTGCCCGGTGCAACGGCGCTGAAACCGGGCTCGGCGACATTGCCGATCTTCGGGGTCGAGCCGGCCCTGATGGATGCCGAAGGCCAGCGGATCGCCGATAGCGGACCGGCCTCGGGCAATCTCGTCATCTGCCGCTCCTGGCCCGGTCAGATGCGGACCATTTACGGCGATCACCAACGTTTCATCGAGACCTATTTCTCGACCTATCCCGGCCTTTATTTCACCGGCGACGGGGCCCGGCGTGATGAGGACGGCTATTGGTGGATCACCGGGCGGGTCGATGATGTGCTCAACGTCTCCGGACACCGTCTCGGCACGGCCGAGATCGAGAGCGCACTGGTCGCCCACAAGGATGTCGCCGAAGCGGCCGTGGTCGGTTATCCGCATGACCTCAAGGGTCAGGGCATTTATTGCTATGTCACCCTGATGGGCGGACGTGTCGCCGCCGATGAGGATGTCGACCAGCTCAGGAAATGGGTACGCCAGGAAATCGGGCCGGTGGCGACACCGGACCTGATCCAGTTCGCCCCGGCCCTGCCCAAGACCCGCTCAGGCAAGATCATGCGCCGCATCCTGCGCAAGATCGCCGAGAACGAATTTGGCAATCTGGGAGACACGTCAACGCTCGCCGACCCCGGCGTTGTTGACGACCTGATCGAGAACCGGAAGAACCGTTAG